A segment of the Candidatus Protochlamydia naegleriophila genome:
CGTTAACCAATTACGGCGCATTCGTCGAGTTAGAGCCAGGTGTTGAAGGCTTGATCCACATTTCTGATCTAAGCTGGATCAAGAAAGTTTCTCATCCTTCTGAAGTCTTGCGCAAAGGCGACATCGTTGATGCAATCATTCTGTCTGTTGACAAAGAAAGCAAAAAAATTACGCTTGGTGTAAAGCAACTTAGCACAAATCCATGGGAATCGATCGAAAAGACAATGCCAGTGGGTAGTTTGGTAAAAGGTAAAGTGACAAAGATTACAGCTTTCGGAGCATTCGTTGAGTTAGACAGCGGAATCGAAGGATTGATCCACGTTACAGAACTTTCTGATCAAGCTTTCGGAAAAGTTGAAGATGTTGTTTCAAAAGGCGATGAAGTCACTGCAAAGGTAATCAAGTTAGATCCTGAGCACAAGAAAATTGCTTTATCGATTAAAGAGTATTTGATTGATCAAAATCAATATAACCGCGACGATATTGTTGTAACTCCTGCTAAACGCAAGAAAAAAGAAGAGCAATCTGAGCACGAAGAATCAGAAGAGTAGGCTTCGCCTCTTTCACACTCTCTGCTGGACAAATTAAATCCAGCTAAGTTCCTTTAGCAATTCCCAAGCAAAGGAAAGATGGAGAGGGTGAAAATTGATTAGTTAAGCTTGGGCTTTGACAAGACCTCCTTTTGGAGGTCTTGTCTCATTACGAGAATTTAAATTTAAATGATTCCTTGCTCATTGTTAGGTCGTTTCTTAACAGTTGGCAAAAAATCCTTTAAGGATAAACGTGAGGGTCGATAGTGTCTACAAAAGGCACTGTCTTCTTAGATCTAGTCATTTTTTCTTCTTTATAGCATTTTGTTAAAATTGCAAAGTGGCTAGTCTAAGTAATGATTTCCTCTCATTAGACTTTTTGTACCATTGGAAATTTTGAATTTTCTTGATGATTTATTTTATTGATCCGGCTGCTGCCGGAGGTAGGCAGCCGGATCAACAAAATAAATCGAGAAAAGAAAAGACCAAATTTCTAATGATGCAAGAAGTCCATTATGATCTGGCCTTTGGAACTTCCTAAAGATCAGGCATGCGTGGATATAGCACTCTTTTCTCCGAGTCGAAAGGCTTGAAAGTTAAAGATGAAATCTATCGCTCTTGCCTAATAGTGAAGGAAAAAAATCCAAAGATCAGGTTAATAGGGATTTAAGACATCTTATCTATTACAGAATTGAGGCATTAAGCATGAACAAAGATCTCATTGCAATCTTTGAATATTTAGAAAGAGAAAAAGGCATCAAGCGTGAACTTGTAATTAGTGCCATTGAGGAGTCTCTACAAGCTGCAGCTCGTAAAAGCGTATCAGGAGCTTCTAATGTCACAGTTACCATTCATCCTAAGACTGGAAATATTGATGTTTACTGCGAAAAAGAAATTGTTGAAGACGTAGAAGTGCCTTCGCAAGAGATCTCATTAATTGCCGCTCGAGAAATTGATCCTGATTGCGAGATCGGACAATTTATTGATGTTGTTGTCACACCGAAAGATTTTGGGCGTATTGCTGCGCAAAAAGCGCGCCAGATTATTACCCAAAAGTTGCGTGGTGCAGAGCGCGATGTCATTTACGAAGAGTATCGCCACCGCGTTAACGAACTCATTTCCGGTACCGTTAAGCGTTTTGTGAGAGGCTCCAACCTCATTATCGATTTGGGCAAAGTTGAAGCCATTTTACCAACACGCGAGTATCCCAAAACTGAGAAGTATCAAGTTGGTGAAAAAGTTTTAGCTCTCCTGCTCGAAGTGAAAGACACCGAAAACGGCGGTGCAGAAGTCATTTTATCGCGCAGCAGCCCCGAATTTGTCAAGCAGTTGCTTGTCCAGGAAGTTCCAGAAGTCAGCGATGGAACAATCCTCATTGACAAGATTGTAAGAGATGCTGGTTACCGCACAAAATTAACCGTCCGTTCAACCGACTTAAAAGTTGACCCGGTTGGCGCATGTGTGGGCATGAGAGGAAACCGTGTTAAAAATATCGTTCGTGAACTCCACAACGAAAAAATTGACATTATTCCGTTTTCTAACGATCCGATAGAGCTGTTGCAAAACGCCTTATCGCCAATAGAAATCCGTAAGATTAGCTTAAATGAAGAAGAAGATGTCATTTCTATTGTCGTCGAAGACGATGATTTTGCTGCCGTTATTGGAAAAAAAGGAATGAATGCGCGACTTAACAGTCGCTTAATTGGCTATGACTTAGAAGTCCAACGCATGACGGACTACAACCGAGCCATGGCTATTCAAAGGAATGAGCTTGCAGCAACAGACGATCCAACTCTAAATCAACCTCTGGAAGCGATTGAAGGAATTAACAGCCTGATCTTTGACCACTTAGTCGATGCGGGTTATAACACCTTAAAATCTCTTCTGACAGCAACTCCCAAAGAGTTAGCAGCCATTCCCGGTATCAGCCTAGAAATGGCAGATAAAATTTTAGAACAAATAAGAAAACAAAGGACATAGAGCGTTGGCCAAGAATCTTAAATTGAACATCAAAAACGCCCAAATTGCCGAAGCCATTAATTTAACCGGTTTGAAAAGCAAATTGGCGAAGAAAAAAGAAGAGGATGCTTCTAAAAAGGCTTCTCCAGCTAAATCTGCTCCTAAAACAGCTAAAGCTGAAGCAGAAGAATTGCCAAAAGAAGAAGCTCCTCGGATTCGAGCTCGCTCTAAGTCAGCTTTTGCGGAGTCTTCTACCGATCATCCAACTAAAGAAACGCCAGACGCTATCGAGCCATCAGGCGAAGAAGAGTTAGAACACATCGACACTGCCCAATCTGAGGAAGAAGAACCTCGCATTAAGACTAGCGCAGAAATTCGCCAGGAAATTTTCGGGGAAGATTTTTTAAAAGAACCTATAAAGAGCTCTTTTGAAATCGAGGTTACAGAAGTCGTTGAAGAAAAAGCCGAAGAGAAACCTGCTATTGTAGAATCCTCTGCACCAGTTGCAGAGGAACCAAAACCAAAACCAGTAGAGGTTAAGGAGAAAGCGGCATCCGCTCCAGCTCCTCATGCACCCCGCAAAGACGTGCATGTTACTCCTCGCGAAGTTCATCCACCCCGTGATAAGCTGGGTCCAACAGGCAAGCATATGAGAGACTTCTTAAAACCCAAAGCACCTCCTCAGCCTCAACCAAAAGCAGAAGCCGGAGTAGCCGGCCAAAGTTCAAAAGAATCGGCTGAAGGCGCTAAAGACAAAAACGATAAAAATAAAATCAAACCAAAGGCCAAGGCTTTCGACGACGAAGTCAAAACACCTGCGGAAGATGACCGCAAAGGGATTAAAACAGCGAAATTTAAAGAATTCCGCGACGTAAAACCTGCTCGTAAACAAGAAACACGTCAATTCGATGCACGCGATAGACAAGGCCTGCGCTCAACAGAAGACGATCAGCACTGGCGTAAGCGCAGA
Coding sequences within it:
- the nusA gene encoding transcription termination factor NusA; amino-acid sequence: MNKDLIAIFEYLEREKGIKRELVISAIEESLQAAARKSVSGASNVTVTIHPKTGNIDVYCEKEIVEDVEVPSQEISLIAAREIDPDCEIGQFIDVVVTPKDFGRIAAQKARQIITQKLRGAERDVIYEEYRHRVNELISGTVKRFVRGSNLIIDLGKVEAILPTREYPKTEKYQVGEKVLALLLEVKDTENGGAEVILSRSSPEFVKQLLVQEVPEVSDGTILIDKIVRDAGYRTKLTVRSTDLKVDPVGACVGMRGNRVKNIVRELHNEKIDIIPFSNDPIELLQNALSPIEIRKISLNEEEDVISIVVEDDDFAAVIGKKGMNARLNSRLIGYDLEVQRMTDYNRAMAIQRNELAATDDPTLNQPLEAIEGINSLIFDHLVDAGYNTLKSLLTATPKELAAIPGISLEMADKILEQIRKQRT